A stretch of Cottoperca gobio unplaced genomic scaffold, fCotGob3.1 fCotGob3_242arrow_ctg1, whole genome shotgun sequence DNA encodes these proteins:
- the LOC115005029 gene encoding neuronal tyrosine-phosphorylated phosphoinositide-3-kinase adapter 1-like, translating to MGRSSVSPTMMLSGGGESKSVFKLGRSASTSGVPSPGGTPQRHLHDPHHPAFSQMPWLCGDATMMEMIERKRVLCREIKARQRPEKNLCKQDSMPILPSWKRKQPPPYSAPPTAAGQTSTTVFWDTAI from the exons ATGGGGAGGTCGTCTGTCAGCCCAACCATGATGCTGTccggaggaggag AATCAAAGTCAGTGTTTAAACTTGGCCGTTCGGCATCGACGTCAGGAGTTCCTTCACCAGGAGGGACACCACAACGTCACCTTCATGATCCGCATCACCCCGCCTTTAGCCAG ATGCCGTGGCTCTGCGGAGACGCCACCATGATGGAGATGATTGAGAGGAAAAGGGTTTTGTGTCGAGAGATTAAAGCTCGTCAGCGTCCAGAGAAGAATCTGTGTAAACAGGACAGCATGCCCATCCTGCCCAGCTGGAAGAGGAAGCAGCCACCGCCATACTCTGCTCCCCCCACCGCCGCCGGACAGACCAGCACCACGGTGTTCTGGGACACGGCCATCTGA